Proteins encoded together in one Xiphophorus maculatus strain JP 163 A chromosome 13, X_maculatus-5.0-male, whole genome shotgun sequence window:
- the LOC102221969 gene encoding gastrula zinc finger protein XlCGF26.1-like isoform X2, with amino-acid sequence MDDQRRLRTPQIILHRIDHPRYCLCKEEVLKELSNQKRKSTLNEKELEDQQFREEENQLCISQDEEQLVLKHETGDILVTPSNVRKLNNETEPNRNQLVSQAFPKDENQVEEGSNSGDPGEKKDKEQKQNKRCQKNIRQKGTTEGPKQKKYKKSHLKKKLYPCTVCDKIFSRNECLTRHTRIHTGEKPFTYISCGKSFTQKRHLATHMRIHTGEKPFTCISCGKSFTQKTHLATHMRIHTGEKPFTCISCGKSFTRKRYLATHMRIHKGEKPFTCISCGKSFTENSYLATRMMIHTGEKPFLCMTCGEGFTKRQILTSHMRIHTGVKPFTCISCGKSFTKKCSLDIHMRIHTGEKPFTCISCGKNFTKKCSLTIHTRTHTGEKPFTCISCGKSFSIKSHLATHMRFHTGEKPFPCMTCGKSFTERKILTSHMRIHTGEKPFTCISCGKSFTRKCSLTIHMRIHTGEKPFTCITCLKSFTHRNSLYIHMRTHSSQTI; translated from the exons atggatgatcagcGCAGACTACGGActccccagataatcttacatcGAATAG ATCACCCACGATACTGTTTGTGTAAAGAGGAGGTTCTCAAAGAGCTCAGCAACCAGAAGAGGAAGTCCACTTTAAATGAAAAGGAGCTGGAAGATCAACAgttcagagaggaagagaatCAACTCTGCATCAGTCAGGATGAAGAGCAGCTTGTGCTGAAACACGAAACTGGAGACATTTTAGTGACTCCTTCTAATGTACGAAAACTCAACaatgaaacagaaccaaaccGGAACCAACTCGTCTCTCAAGCTTTTCCAAAAGATGAGAACCAGGTTGAGGAAGGAAGCAATTCTGGAGACccaggagaaaagaaagacaaagagcagaaacaaaacaagagatgTCAGAAAAACATCCGGCAAAAAGGAACTACTGAAGgtccaaaacaaaagaagtacAAAAAATCTCACCTAAAGAAAAAACTATATCCTTGTACAGTTTGTGATAAAATCTTTTCCAGAAACGAGTGTTTGACGAGACACAcaagaattcacacaggtgaaaaaccTTTCACATATATTAGTTGTGGAAAGAGTTTCACTCAGAAAAGACATTTAGCTActcacatgaggattcacacaggtgagaaacctttcaCATGTATTAGCTGTGGAAAGAGTTTCACTCAGAAAACTCATTTAGCTActcacatgaggattcacacaggtgagaaacctttcaCATGTATTAGCTGTGGAAAGAGTTTCACTCGGAAACGTTATTTAGCTActcacatgaggattcacaaaggtgagaagcctttcacATGTATTAGCTGTGGAAAGAGTTTCACTGAGAATAGTTATTTAGCTACTcgcatgatgattcacacaggtgagaaacctttccTATGTATGACTTGTGGAGAAGGTTTTACCAAGAGACAAATATTAACTTctcacatgaggattcacacaggtgtGAAACCTTTCACATGTATTAGTTGTGGGAAGAGTTTTACTAAAAAATGTAGTTTAGATAtccacatgaggattcacacaggtgagaaacctttcaCATGTATTAGTTGTGGGAAGAATTTTActaaaaaatgtagtttaacTATCCACACGAggactcacacaggtgagaaacctttcaCATGTATTAGTTGTGGGAAGAGTTTTTCTATAAAAAGCCATTTAGCTACTCACATGAGgtttcacacaggtgagaaacctttccCATGtatgacttgtggaaaaagttttacagagagaaaaatattaacttctcacatgaggattcacacaggtgagaaacctttcaCATGTATTAGTTGTGGGAAGAGCTTTACTAGAAAATGTAGTTTAACTAtccacatgaggattcacacaggtgagaaacctttcaCATGCATTacttgtttaaaaagtttcaccCATAGAAATAGTTTATAtattcacatgagaactcacagTAGTCAGACTATTTAA
- the LOC102221437 gene encoding gastrula zinc finger protein XlCGF57.1-like, with product MDDQHRLLVFTRTPQIILYQIDLSRCLVVKEEEEVPVQLNNQDENSTLDQEEPESLGIKQEEEEPEHQQFKENQLCVSQDEEQLVQKQDTDSPLVENRDQEEIDSENQGKTRDDQKQHEICQTTKQQKGTLPGHSLYSCEVCDKIFSGQKGFTIHMRNHMREKTHGCTTCGKRYYSRSGLNLHMRAHTGEKPFTCATCGKSYGSRVSLNFHMRTHTGERRFKCVVCGKDFRQSSALHTHMRTHSDQKPYSCTTCGKRFSNKSVLNSHIIIHTGEKRYSCIACGKRFSQKSQLRYHMMTHTGEKPVSCMTCGKTFTHKGNLSEHIKTHTGEKPFSCSTCGKCFSHKSLLRNHMRRHTGERPFSCTTCGKTYSERSGLAYHVKTHTAERPFSCVTCKASFRKQSFLTNHMKIHTVEKTFSCVTCGKTFTQKCELTIHKKTHRDEGPFLCAICGKSFRGKSSLNYHMKNHAEEKPFSCVTCGKGFLRKSHLICHMRSHTGEKPFSCMTCGKSFSVKCNLTFHMKTHTNEKPFSCATCGKGYHNKSSFNYHMRNHTEEKPFPCVTCGKGFVHNSHLILHMRSHTGEKPFTCTICEKSYAIKSRLTVHMKTHTG from the exons atggatgatcagcACAGACTGCTGGTTTTCACCCGGACACCCCAGATAATCTTATACCAAATAG aTCTCTCACGATGCCTTGTAGttaaagaagaggaggaggttcCCGTTCAGCTCAATAACCAGGATGAGAATTCCACTTTAGATCAAGAGGAACCAGAATCTCTGGGGATaaaacaggaggaagaggaaccGGAACATCAACAATTCAAAGAGAATCAACTCTGCGTCAGTCAGGATGAAGAGCAGCTTGTGCAAAAACAGGACACTGATTCTCCCTTAGTTGAGAATCGGGATCAAGAAGAAATTGATTCTGAAAATCAAGGAAAAACTAGAGATGATCAGAAACAACATGAGATATGTCAGACGACCAAACAGCAGAAAGGGACTCTCCCAGGCCACAGTTTGTATTCCTGTGAAGtttgtgataaaatattttctggacAAAAGGGTTTCACAATACATATGAGAAATCACATGCGTGAGAAGACACATGGATGTACAACCTGTGGAAAACGTTACTATAGCAGAAGTGGTTTAAATCTGCACATGAGAGCCCACACAGGGGAAAAACCATTCACATGTGCAACCTGTGGAAAAAGCTATGGTAGCAGGGTTTCTTTAAATTTTCATATGAGAACTCACACAGGGGAAAGGCGGTTCAAATGTGTTGTTTGTGGAAAAGATTTCCGTCAAAGTTCAGCTTTACATactcacatgagaactcactCAGATCAGAAGCCTTATTCATGCACAACCTGTGGGAAAAGGTTTTCTAATAAAAGCGTGTTAAATTCTCACATTataattcacacaggtgagaaacgTTACTCGTGTATTGCTTGCGGAAAACGTTTTAGTCAGAAAAGTCAGTTACGGTATCACATGAtgactcacacaggtgagaaacctgTTTCATGCATGACTTGTGGAAAAACGTTCACTCATAAAGGTAATTTATCTGAGCACATCaaaactcacacaggtgagaagcctttttcatgtTCTACTTGTGGGAAATGTTTCAGTCACAAAAGCCTTTTAAGAAATCACATGAGAAGGCACACAGGTGAGAGGCCTTTTTCATGTACCACCTGTGGAAAGACTTACAGTGAGAGAAGTGGTTTAGCTTATCATGTCAAAACTCACACAGCTGAGAGACCTTTCTCCTGTGTGACTTGTAAGGCAAGTTTCCGAAAACAATCCTTTTTAACAAATCACATGAAAATTCACACAGTTGAGAAGACTTtctcatgtgtgacctgtggaaaaacttTCACTCAGAAATGTGAATTGACTATTCACAAGAAAACTCATAGGGATGAGGGGCCTTTCTTATGTGCGATATGTGGTAAAAGTTTCCGTGGCAAAAGTAGTTTAAATTACCACATGAAAAATCACGCAGAGGaaaagcctttctcatgtgtgaCCTGCGGAAAAGGGTTTCTTAGGAAGTCTCATTTAATATGTCATATGAGGAGTCACACAGgggagaagcctttctcatgcatgacctgtggaaaaagtttctctgTGAAATGTAACTTAACTTTTCACATGAAGACTCATACAaatgagaagcctttctcatgtgcAACCTGTGGTAAAGGTTACCATAATAAAAGTAGTTTCAATTACCACATGAGAAATCACACAGAGGAAAAGCCATTCCcgtgtgtgacctgtggaaaaggaTTTGTTCATAATTCTCATTTAATTTTGCACATGAGAAGTCACACAGGGGAGAAGCCTTTCACATGCACAATATGTGAGAAAAGCTATGCCATAAAAAGCAGGTTAACTGTTCACATGAAGACTCATACAGGTTAG
- the LOC102221175 gene encoding oocyte zinc finger protein XlCOF6-like isoform X1 codes for MSSVQPKRKWINEQLTPAEETEFKEIMDNQRRLLDFSRSPLIILHRIDLPQCCVCKKEEVVTELSNQDGDFTLDQEKTEPLVIKIEQDEPEHLEIKHEQEEPEHLEIKHEQEEPEHLEIKHEQEESEHLEIKHEQEEPEHLEIKLFKVEENKPFSSQDEEQLVLKQETGDILVTPSNVQRINNETEPNKNQKMLKKSHQDQNLFACKICDKTFSYNSNLTKHMRSHSGEKSYSCKTSRKSSDPDFTTHKGKKLSSCVVCSRSFRNKSNLNNHMKTHKPKKTFSCINCPKTFNQKSNLTTHMRIHTGKKAFSCVTCGKKFRNKAHLISHMRIHTGEKPFTCMTCGKSFTQIGHVGAHMKSHTGEKPFTCVTCGKQFREKRGLISHMRSHTGEKPFSCGTCQKSFFTKDGLSCHKRIHKGEKPFSCKSCEKTFTTKSCLASHMMTHTDEKPFSCGTCGKGLSSRSHFTYHMKTHTGEKPFTCCTCGKSFIQKSHLATHMKDHTGEKLFTCGICGKDFSLRRCLTIHMRTHTGEKPFTCGTCGKGFSTKDGLNSHMRIHTGEKPFSCKWCEKSFTNKTNLTFHMRSHTGEKPFSCTTCGKNFRVRSSLTIHIRTHTGEKPFSCMTCGKSFSARNCLTIHMRTHTGEKPFLCVTCGKSFREKGALTSHMKIHTGEKPFSCEICGKCFTNRKSLPVHMRTHSGETA; via the exons ATGTCTTCAGTTCAGCCTAAGAGAAAATGGATTAACGAGCAGTTAACTCCTGCCGAAgaaacagagtttaaagaaatcatggATAATCagcgcagactgctggatttctcccgatCACCCctgataatcttacaccgaatag ATCTTCCACAATGCTGTGTATGTAAAAAGGAGGAGGTTGTCACTGAGCTCAGCAACCAGGATGGGGACTTCACTTTAGATCAAGAAAAAACAGAACCTTTGGTGATAAAAATAGAGCAAGACGAACCAGAGCATCTGGAGATAAAACATGAACAAGAAGAACCAGAGCATCTGGAGATAAAACATGAGCaagaagaaccagaacatctggagATAAAACATGAACAAGAAGAATCAGAGCATCTGGAGATAAAACATGAACAAGAAGAACCAGAGCATCTGGAGATAAAACTGTTCAAAGTGGAAGAGAATAAACCCTTCTCCAGTCAGGATGAAGAGCAGCTTGTGCTGAAACAGGAGACTGGAGACATTTTGGTGACTCCTTCTAATGTGCAAAGAATCAACaatgaaacagaaccaaacaagaaccaaaaaatgctaaagaaaagtCACCAAGACCAAAATTTATTTGCCTGTAAAATTTGTGATAAAACCTTTTCCTATAACAGTAACTTGACTAAACACATGAGAAGTCACTCAGGGGAGAAGTCTTATTCATGTAAAACCTCAAGAAAAAGTTCAGATCCTGACTTTACAACTCATAAGGGAAAGAAGCTTTCCTCATGTGTTGTTTGTAGCAGAAGTTTCAGGaacaaaagtaatttaaataatcatATGAAAACTCACAAACCTAAGAAGACTTTCTCATGTATAAACtgtccaaaaacatttaatcaaaaaagcaatttaactactcacatgaggattcacacaggcAAGAAAGCTTTCTcttgtgtgacctgtggaaaaaaattcagaaacaaaGCTCATTTAATTtctcacatgagaattcacactgGTGAGAAGCCTTTCACATGTATGAcgtgtggaaaaagtttcactcaAATAGGTCATGTAGGTGCTCATATGAAAagtcacacaggtgaaaaaccTTTCACCTGTGTGACTTGTGGAAAACAATTTAGGGAAAAAAGGGGTTTGATTTCTCACATGAGAAgccacacaggtgaaaagcctttctcatgtgggacctgccaaaaaagttttttcacaAAAGATGGTTTATCTTGCCACAAGAGAATTCACaaaggtgagaagcctttctcgtGCAAGAGCTGTGAAAAAACATTCACCACTAAAAGTTGTTTAGCTTCTCACATGATGACACATACTgatgagaagcctttctcatgtgggacctgtggaaaaggtttaaGTAGCAGATCTCATTTTACTTATCACATGAAGACTCACACTGGTGAGAAGCCTTTCACATGTTGTACTTGTGGAAAAAGCTTCATTCAAAAAAGTCATTTGGCTACTCATATGAAAGATCACACGGGCGAGAAGCTTTTCACATGTGGGATCTGTGGAAAAGATTTTAGTCTAAGACGCTGTTTAACTATTCACATGAGAacacacacaggtgagaagcctttcacatgtgggacctgtggaaaaggtttctcTACAAAAGATGGTTTAAACTCTCACATGAGGAtccacacaggtgagaaaccgtTCTCATGCAAGTGGTGTGAAAAAAGCTTCACCAATAAAACCAATTTAACTTTTCACATGAGAagtcacacaggtgagaagcctttttcatgtACAACATGTGGAAAGAATTTTAGGGTAAGAAGTTCTTTAACTATTCACATAAggactcacacaggtgagaagcctttctcatgtatGACTTGTGGAAAGAGTTTTAGTGCAAGAAATTGTTTAACtattcacatgagaactcacacaggtgagaagcctttcttaTGTGTGACATGTGGAAAGAGTTTTAGGGAAAAAGGGGCTTTAACTTCTCACATGAAAATTCATACAGGTGaaaagcctttctcatgtgagatctgtggaaaatgtttcaccaaTAGAAAGAGTTTACCTGTTCACATGAGGACCCACTCTGGTGAGACGGCATAA
- the LOC102221175 gene encoding ribosomal biogenesis protein LAS1L-like isoform X2, with amino-acid sequence MSSVQPKRKWINEQLTPAEETEFKEIMDNQRRLLDFSRSPLIILHRIDLPQCCVCKKEEVVTELSNQDGDFTLDQEKTEPLVIKIEQDEPEHLEIKHEQEEPEHLEIKHEQEEPEHLEIKHEQEESEHLEIKHEQEEPEHLEIKLFKVEENKPFSSQDEEQLVLKQETGDILCFLPPTPPAMALTLPRGNHWIKKRLQIA; translated from the exons ATGTCTTCAGTTCAGCCTAAGAGAAAATGGATTAACGAGCAGTTAACTCCTGCCGAAgaaacagagtttaaagaaatcatggATAATCagcgcagactgctggatttctcccgatCACCCctgataatcttacaccgaatag ATCTTCCACAATGCTGTGTATGTAAAAAGGAGGAGGTTGTCACTGAGCTCAGCAACCAGGATGGGGACTTCACTTTAGATCAAGAAAAAACAGAACCTTTGGTGATAAAAATAGAGCAAGACGAACCAGAGCATCTGGAGATAAAACATGAACAAGAAGAACCAGAGCATCTGGAGATAAAACATGAGCaagaagaaccagaacatctggagATAAAACATGAACAAGAAGAATCAGAGCATCTGGAGATAAAACATGAACAAGAAGAACCAGAGCATCTGGAGATAAAACTGTTCAAAGTGGAAGAGAATAAACCCTTCTCCAGTCAGGATGAAGAGCAGCTTGTGCTGAAACAGGAGACTGGAGACATTTTG tGCTTCCTGCCCCCCACCCCTCCTGCAATGGCACTGACCCTCCCTAGGGGGAACCACTGGATTAAGAAAAGGCTTCAAATAGCTTaa